From the genome of Methanobrevibacter smithii ATCC 35061, one region includes:
- a CDS encoding cobaltochelatase subunit CobN, which produces MNLGNKKNFSPIIPFIIILAIIISLSPTAIFAQENATNSEIQNITETTADNIEINLEENSICENNSQECSFPSYKISYSNVIKENNLPKKALLISDNPGTNILNDAACDVLNTYKDVDIQVRSCNQVCKMNENELYNLVETSDIVIINWLTSDADSVFTNLLLKYPNLSNKELFLFLETSSSSQAKNLHLVRNSTINHEKIFSDKSIYTEEFLNNYFSMTKRGQNYDIYYEYITNGDGKLVNAEFNKAVLYKNYNNKENQINEILWALNITGYECKYSDPRFSKTYEYGIFREQYMTLEEYKKKYFDSSRPYTVGLLESNMYVSNGQLQPYYALIKSLEAKGCNVIPVVAAGGSENQLKVMVKYFTNAPSYEAYLNNPLKYTNNVNAIISMPAYGIGGNLFDNTTKYFETAGVPVFRAVHSDYVSNEEWELSATGLPGNRSDKWWHVAIGEAQGIIEATFVGGVTHEISSKTGAQLSGFKAHEKNIDLFTKRIVSWINLQYTVNSDKKISLVYFNYPPGKQNIGSSYLDSITSVYNLLYELKSQGYNVGKLPTTVKELEDMMIKSGINVATWAPGELEKLSNQPNIVLLPVAEYENWFNSLEPISKVQVIEGPVAYIGQLARNAIAINYTSPMKDIISDWYNGVKSLLPENYTESGVMLLDKIVAALNKYLQSGNDSDYQEYLSLKSQWKALNIPGLNGWGKAPGNIMTVTKNGVAYFVIPGLKFGNIFIAPEPQRGWEAKSDLLYHSSAVAPTHQYLAAYYYMQKEYSSAMVFIGRHATHEWLPGKEVLLSTTDYGSIVVGDVPQIYFYISDGLGEGLEAKRRGFAVMITHLTSPLAYTSLYGNLTAIANLINKYENTTDKTQKDTIASNIKLLIEKNNYIQSMGLTQEEFEKLNLNEVVKAADKFLFEVQNTLYPLGLHAIGQNWTVTDISRSVVAALSQEFTYDGITTTIFDEVAKYLFSKKYSELNALERDKVLNTSEQIVAALIFSNSTTVANVLGSDNPSLIAAMNYARYYISLIYASINNELTSFINGLNGKYIPVVSDGDVININSLPTGGNFFHDQSQELPTEEAYNYAKTLTLLTLSSLNEKTQKIAMGIWCVETARDNGALISVVLYLLGMQPVYTSSPSAGGKTEDGDSVGTKTKIMPKFVGLKDLVRPEGWAKKRIDIVVITSGNFRDLYSTQVSLLDNAFRVALARSYLTIINNKTLMESKYGKDMKEALDKVMEGIGYYGVGSESFDENYVARHWVNDFIYYKDLGYNNTYAGEVAITRVFAPPNGDYGAGIAKSVSLSWTWNNTNDLAKFYLGRMGNMYSKNYWGETNPVVFARVLNNTDDIIVSRNTNVYGVADNDDFFDYWGGLSMAVSYINGKTPNMNVLMYGNKDKPYISSIETVLSKETATRYFNPNWILGMMNEGYSGARYISNKFLNNLFGWAVTRPNAVNNWMWDESYNVYIKDKYNLGVTDWLQSGNNNYAFISSAGTLLTAAYNGYWQTDKGTLENLATMWANSIIVNGVACCDCSCGNIAMLKWATQYINPDLLAKFNDQLYQATQNNIFANSFVPTNSNNPDSNEESQSSSKATSTTQSSIISYGGSNSQISSSIGIDSSQNPSSSSSEVSASEQESGKSYEVSKDTSSSSSTKGDMPISLIICIVVMVLIFGYGYYKRKNEE; this is translated from the coding sequence ATGAATTTAGGTAATAAAAAAAATTTTTCACCTATAATACCATTTATAATAATATTAGCAATAATTATATCATTAAGTCCAACGGCAATATTTGCACAGGAAAATGCAACAAACTCTGAAATTCAAAATATAACTGAAACAACTGCTGATAACATAGAAATCAACTTGGAAGAAAACAGTATCTGTGAAAATAATTCTCAGGAATGCAGCTTCCCATCTTATAAAATATCTTATAGTAATGTAATTAAAGAAAATAACCTTCCTAAAAAGGCATTGCTAATAAGCGATAATCCTGGGACAAACATATTAAATGATGCTGCCTGTGATGTCTTAAACACATACAAAGATGTAGATATACAGGTTAGAAGCTGTAATCAAGTTTGTAAAATGAATGAAAATGAATTATACAATCTTGTTGAAACTAGCGATATTGTTATTATTAACTGGTTAACTTCTGATGCTGATTCAGTATTTACTAATTTACTACTAAAATATCCAAATCTATCAAATAAAGAACTGTTTTTATTTTTAGAAACATCCAGTAGCTCTCAAGCAAAGAATTTACACTTGGTTAGAAATTCAACAATAAATCATGAAAAAATATTTTCAGATAAAAGCATATATACTGAAGAATTTTTAAACAATTACTTTTCAATGACTAAAAGAGGGCAAAATTACGATATATATTATGAATATATTACAAATGGAGATGGAAAATTAGTTAATGCAGAATTTAACAAAGCAGTGTTATATAAAAATTACAATAACAAAGAAAATCAAATAAATGAAATATTGTGGGCTTTAAATATTACCGGATACGAATGCAAATATTCCGATCCGCGTTTTAGTAAAACCTATGAATACGGAATATTTAGAGAACAGTACATGACACTTGAAGAATATAAAAAGAAATATTTTGATTCCTCAAGACCATATACTGTGGGTTTACTTGAAAGTAATATGTATGTAAGCAACGGTCAATTACAGCCATACTATGCATTAATCAAATCATTAGAAGCTAAAGGATGTAATGTTATTCCCGTTGTAGCAGCTGGCGGGTCTGAAAACCAGTTAAAAGTAATGGTAAAATACTTTACCAATGCTCCAAGTTATGAAGCCTATTTAAATAATCCGTTGAAATATACAAATAATGTCAATGCAATAATTTCAATGCCGGCATATGGTATTGGAGGAAATTTATTTGATAATACAACAAAGTACTTTGAAACTGCTGGAGTTCCAGTATTTCGTGCGGTCCATTCTGATTATGTCAGCAATGAAGAATGGGAATTAAGTGCTACAGGACTTCCTGGAAATCGTAGTGATAAATGGTGGCATGTAGCAATTGGTGAAGCACAGGGTATTATTGAAGCTACATTTGTTGGAGGAGTTACCCATGAAATTTCTTCAAAAACCGGAGCTCAGTTAAGCGGTTTTAAAGCTCATGAAAAAAATATTGATTTGTTTACTAAAAGAATTGTTTCCTGGATAAATTTACAATATACAGTTAACAGTGACAAAAAGATTTCTTTAGTTTACTTCAACTATCCTCCAGGAAAACAAAATATCGGATCAAGTTATTTAGATTCAATTACAAGTGTTTATAATCTATTATATGAACTTAAATCACAGGGATATAATGTGGGAAAACTCCCAACAACTGTTAAGGAACTTGAAGACATGATGATTAAAAGCGGTATTAATGTAGCAACCTGGGCTCCTGGAGAATTGGAAAAATTATCCAATCAGCCAAATATCGTATTATTGCCAGTTGCAGAATATGAAAACTGGTTTAATAGTTTGGAACCAATTTCTAAAGTTCAAGTTATTGAAGGTCCTGTTGCATATATTGGTCAGTTAGCTAGAAATGCAATAGCTATTAATTATACCTCACCAATGAAAGATATAATTAGTGATTGGTATAATGGCGTCAAATCATTATTGCCTGAAAATTATACTGAAAGTGGAGTCATGCTTCTAGATAAAATCGTTGCAGCTTTAAACAAATACTTACAAAGCGGAAATGATAGCGATTATCAGGAATATTTATCTCTTAAATCCCAATGGAAAGCATTGAATATTCCTGGATTAAACGGATGGGGAAAAGCTCCTGGAAACATTATGACAGTTACAAAAAATGGAGTAGCATACTTTGTAATTCCCGGTTTAAAATTCGGTAACATATTCATAGCTCCAGAACCTCAAAGAGGATGGGAAGCTAAATCAGATTTACTATATCATAGTTCTGCAGTAGCACCTACACACCAGTATCTGGCTGCATATTATTATATGCAAAAAGAATATTCCTCAGCTATGGTTTTTATTGGAAGACATGCAACACATGAATGGTTACCTGGAAAAGAAGTTTTACTGTCAACAACTGACTATGGATCAATTGTAGTTGGTGACGTTCCACAGATATATTTCTATATTTCTGACGGATTAGGAGAAGGATTAGAAGCAAAAAGAAGAGGATTTGCAGTTATGATTACTCATTTAACCTCACCTTTAGCTTATACCAGTCTCTACGGCAACCTAACTGCAATAGCTAATTTAATAAATAAATATGAAAATACTACCGATAAAACTCAAAAAGATACAATAGCTTCCAACATTAAGTTATTAATTGAAAAAAATAATTATATTCAATCTATGGGATTAACTCAGGAGGAATTTGAAAAATTAAATTTAAATGAAGTGGTTAAAGCTGCAGATAAATTTTTATTTGAAGTTCAAAATACCCTTTACCCACTAGGTTTGCATGCTATTGGTCAAAATTGGACAGTAACTGACATCAGTCGTAGCGTAGTTGCTGCACTGTCCCAGGAGTTTACATATGATGGAATAACCACAACAATATTTGATGAAGTTGCAAAATACCTCTTTTCTAAAAAATATTCTGAATTAAATGCCTTAGAAAGAGATAAAGTATTAAACACAAGTGAACAAATAGTAGCCGCATTAATATTCTCAAACAGTACTACAGTAGCTAATGTTTTAGGTTCAGACAACCCTAGTTTAATTGCTGCAATGAATTATGCAAGGTATTATATTTCTTTAATCTATGCTTCCATAAACAATGAATTAACATCATTTATTAATGGATTAAATGGTAAATATATCCCTGTTGTATCTGATGGAGATGTAATTAATATTAATTCACTTCCAACTGGTGGGAATTTCTTCCATGATCAATCACAGGAACTGCCAACAGAAGAAGCATATAACTATGCCAAAACACTGACATTGCTTACACTGTCATCTCTTAATGAAAAAACACAAAAAATTGCAATGGGAATTTGGTGTGTTGAAACAGCAAGAGATAACGGTGCATTGATTTCAGTAGTATTATATCTGTTAGGTATGCAACCTGTTTATACTTCATCTCCAAGTGCCGGAGGTAAAACTGAAGATGGTGACAGTGTCGGTACCAAAACTAAAATAATGCCAAAATTTGTCGGGTTAAAAGATTTGGTCAGACCTGAGGGATGGGCTAAAAAAAGAATAGATATTGTTGTCATTACAAGCGGTAACTTTAGGGATTTATACAGTACCCAGGTTTCCTTATTAGACAATGCATTTAGAGTAGCTTTAGCCAGATCATATTTAACTATCATTAATAATAAAACATTGATGGAAAGTAAATATGGAAAAGACATGAAAGAAGCATTGGATAAAGTAATGGAAGGCATTGGATATTATGGAGTCGGATCTGAATCTTTTGATGAAAATTATGTAGCCCGTCATTGGGTTAATGATTTTATATACTACAAAGATTTGGGCTATAATAATACATATGCTGGAGAAGTAGCTATTACCCGCGTATTTGCACCGCCAAATGGAGATTATGGAGCAGGTATTGCCAAATCCGTTTCATTAAGTTGGACATGGAACAATACCAATGATTTAGCTAAATTTTACTTAGGCAGAATGGGAAATATGTACTCTAAAAATTACTGGGGCGAAACAAATCCTGTAGTATTTGCAAGAGTTCTCAATAATACTGATGACATTATCGTCAGCCGTAATACAAATGTTTACGGCGTTGCAGATAATGATGATTTCTTTGATTACTGGGGCGGTCTTTCAATGGCAGTTTCATATATTAATGGAAAAACTCCTAATATGAATGTGTTAATGTATGGTAATAAAGACAAACCATATATCAGTTCCATTGAAACTGTATTGTCTAAAGAAACAGCAACCCGATACTTCAATCCAAATTGGATACTTGGAATGATGAATGAAGGATACAGCGGAGCACGTTATATCTCAAATAAATTCCTGAATAATTTATTTGGATGGGCTGTAACAAGACCAAATGCAGTAAACAACTGGATGTGGGATGAATCATATAATGTTTACATCAAAGACAAATACAATTTAGGAGTAACTGACTGGTTACAAAGCGGAAACAATAATTATGCATTTATTTCATCTGCAGGAACCCTTTTAACTGCTGCATATAACGGTTACTGGCAAACAGATAAAGGAACACTGGAAAATTTAGCAACAATGTGGGCAAATTCCATAATTGTAAACGGTGTTGCATGCTGTGACTGTAGCTGTGGTAATATAGCTATGTTAAAATGGGCTACACAATATATTAATCCAGATTTACTGGCTAAATTTAATGACCAACTTTATCAGGCTACTCAAAATAACATTTTTGCCAATTCATTTGTTCCGACAAATTCAAATAATCCAGATTCAAATGAAGAAAGTCAAAGTTCATCAAAAGCTACAAGTACAACACAATCCAGTATTATAAGCTATGGAGGATCCAACTCTCAAATATCTTCAAGTATTGGTATTGACAGTTCCCAAAATCCATCCTCTTCAAGCAGTGAAGTTTCAGCTTCTGAACAGGAATCCGGAAAATCTTATGAAGTATCTAAAGACACATCTTCCAGTTCATCTACAAAAGGAGATATGCCTATATCACTTATTATCTGCATTGTTGTAATGGTGCTAATATTTGGTTACGGTTATTATAAACGAAAAAATGAAGAGTAA
- a CDS encoding DUF3344 domain-containing protein translates to MNVKNKFFFILVALIVGLLTINGAFAETADSMPEIDQGTVSGDAELISTNPWSTTGSLEYTIPDGVQEITSAKVIVNIYSGSGNSETYALHSNTTLNTAGNSKVLGYENLTYVGNQAGDPNVYVINNHTTKQYSDYQMVYDVLGDLKYLGPNSKIKIDVSSTPFEGKAFDGRIKMIGLFIAYNDGDSDSITYWLNVGMSWTQGTVSNLIYTKNYTGDIGEVNFEAIMLSSNNGAYKFNDNQLFIPEDTIVKDYYIYNKWDVTDYFQKGDNSDFTYSALSQGYGSIKSSVQLLKVINRESPVVTTNIASEYKNSIYAGVTNNLTITVNSINKDLTNVTVYVYDNGRVVGSYLVDFVKANSSKSVNIIDSFIRPIDENTVLGNNNTNVVYRVIVEDKNGILNDTNSSNFMVVYNGNLGKDLAYPAMNATITRVYDITGDVIILNKDDSSYLGSKSTNGSDTWNIDFKGELKEGLLYVSYNWNKQADVSDWIVTFNNKIITPIAHYRDQSNLGAYGKHGYGLAVYNVTDLINKGLNTFTLNKTSGLTAVYPSSLLLLTNNENGASKTVYMSEGADLLSKTNNKNLDVGAYTKFNIDSTSMINSTLYVFAAGGQKNEGNIVFNGEIKSDVWNKTSNSIDYYTFNTDGLTKDNNTVFFQSTGSTILALHQILVVERENIQLAVEDLEKYYGGSERLNATLKDGAGNPIANKTITFTVNGKKYNKTTDSNGFASLAIGLMPGTYDVTTMYGNMSVYSKVVVKTTIEGKDLVKMYKNETQFFATFLGTDGKPLSNIDVTFNINGVFYTRQTNENGVARLNINLRPDVYILTAINSVTGESKGFNITVKSLIESNDLTKYYRNDSNFEVKIYNKDGTLAINKEVTFNINGVFYQKTTDSNGIARLGIALRPGNYIITTIVDGLDIGNNINVLPTLVTSDLSMKYLDGSNFTVQTLDGRGNPLAKQNISFNINGRFYYRVTDDEGMASLNIRLMPGEYIITSYWNDFEVGNTVKVD, encoded by the coding sequence ATGAATGTTAAAAACAAATTTTTTTTTATATTGGTTGCATTGATTGTTGGTTTGTTAACAATTAATGGTGCATTTGCAGAAACAGCTGATTCAATGCCTGAAATTGATCAGGGTACTGTTTCAGGTGATGCAGAATTAATAAGCACAAACCCTTGGAGTACCACAGGAAGTCTTGAATATACAATTCCTGATGGTGTGCAGGAAATTACTTCTGCTAAGGTAATTGTAAATATCTATTCAGGTAGTGGAAATTCGGAAACCTATGCTTTACACTCAAATACTACATTAAACACAGCAGGAAATAGTAAGGTATTGGGATATGAAAATTTAACTTATGTTGGTAATCAGGCTGGTGATCCGAATGTGTATGTGATTAATAATCATACTACAAAACAGTATTCTGATTATCAAATGGTTTATGATGTTTTAGGTGATTTAAAATATTTAGGTCCTAATTCAAAAATTAAAATAGATGTATCTAGCACTCCATTTGAAGGTAAAGCTTTTGATGGACGAATAAAAATGATTGGATTATTTATTGCATATAATGACGGGGACAGCGATAGTATCACATATTGGTTAAATGTAGGAATGTCATGGACTCAGGGCACTGTAAGCAATTTAATTTATACAAAAAATTACACTGGTGACATAGGGGAAGTTAACTTTGAAGCAATAATGTTGTCTAGCAATAACGGAGCATATAAGTTTAATGATAATCAACTGTTTATTCCAGAAGACACTATTGTGAAAGATTATTATATATATAATAAATGGGATGTTACAGATTATTTCCAAAAAGGTGATAATAGTGATTTTACATATTCTGCATTATCTCAGGGATATGGTTCTATTAAATCAAGTGTTCAATTACTTAAAGTGATTAACAGAGAATCTCCTGTGGTTACTACTAATATTGCTTCAGAATATAAAAATTCTATTTATGCTGGTGTTACTAATAATTTAACTATTACAGTTAACAGCATTAACAAGGATTTAACTAATGTAACTGTTTATGTTTATGATAATGGCCGTGTTGTTGGTTCTTATTTGGTTGATTTTGTAAAAGCTAATTCTTCCAAATCAGTAAATATAATAGATTCTTTTATTAGACCAATTGATGAAAATACTGTTTTAGGAAACAATAATACCAATGTTGTTTACAGAGTTATTGTTGAAGATAAAAACGGTATTTTAAATGACACCAACAGCAGTAATTTTATGGTGGTTTATAACGGTAATTTAGGAAAAGATTTGGCATATCCTGCCATGAATGCTACAATTACACGTGTTTATGATATTACTGGTGATGTAATTATTTTAAATAAAGATGATTCATCATATTTAGGATCCAAAAGTACAAATGGAAGCGACACATGGAATATTGATTTTAAAGGGGAGTTAAAAGAAGGATTGTTATATGTTTCATATAATTGGAATAAGCAAGCTGATGTAAGTGATTGGATAGTTACTTTCAATAATAAAATCATTACACCAATTGCCCATTACCGTGACCAGTCTAATTTAGGAGCATACGGCAAACACGGCTACGGACTTGCAGTTTATAATGTTACAGATTTAATCAATAAAGGATTAAATACTTTTACTTTAAATAAAACAAGTGGTTTAACTGCTGTTTATCCAAGTTCTTTATTACTTTTAACTAATAATGAAAATGGTGCTAGTAAAACTGTTTATATGAGTGAAGGTGCAGATTTACTTTCTAAAACAAATAATAAAAATTTGGATGTCGGAGCTTATACTAAATTTAACATTGACTCCACTTCAATGATTAACTCCACATTATATGTTTTTGCAGCAGGCGGACAAAAAAATGAAGGAAACATTGTTTTTAATGGTGAAATAAAAAGTGATGTATGGAATAAGACTTCAAATTCAATTGATTATTATACTTTCAACACCGATGGTTTAACTAAAGACAATAACACTGTATTTTTCCAGTCTACAGGTTCAACTATTCTTGCATTACATCAGATACTTGTTGTAGAACGTGAAAACATACAGTTAGCAGTTGAAGATCTTGAAAAATATTATGGCGGATCAGAAAGACTTAATGCTACTTTAAAAGATGGTGCTGGAAATCCGATAGCTAATAAAACCATTACATTTACTGTAAATGGTAAAAAATACAATAAAACAACTGATTCCAATGGATTTGCATCATTGGCAATTGGCCTAATGCCTGGAACATATGATGTAACAACAATGTACGGCAATATGTCTGTTTATTCAAAAGTTGTTGTTAAAACCACTATTGAAGGTAAAGACCTTGTTAAAATGTATAAAAATGAAACTCAATTCTTTGCAACTTTCTTAGGTACTGATGGCAAACCGTTATCTAACATTGATGTAACATTTAACATTAATGGTGTATTTTACACACGTCAAACAAATGAAAATGGTGTAGCTAGGTTAAATATTAATTTAAGACCTGATGTGTATATTTTAACTGCTATTAATTCAGTTACTGGTGAAAGTAAAGGATTTAATATAACTGTTAAATCTTTAATTGAGTCAAATGATTTAACCAAGTACTACAGAAATGATTCTAATTTTGAAGTAAAAATTTACAATAAAGACGGAACTCTTGCAATAAACAAAGAGGTTACATTTAATATTAATGGTGTATTCTATCAAAAAACCACAGACAGCAATGGTATAGCCAGGTTAGGCATTGCTTTAAGACCTGGAAATTATATAATCACCACTATCGTTGACGGTCTGGATATAGGTAATAATATAAATGTATTGCCGACTTTAGTAACAAGTGATCTTTCCATGAAATATCTTGACGGCAGCAACTTTACTGTGCAGACATTAGACGGTCGGGGCAATCCGTTAGCTAAGCAAAATATATCATTTAATATAAATGGTAGATTCTATTACAGAGTAACTGATGATGAAGGTATGGCGTCATTGAATATAAGATTAATGCCTGGAGAATATATCATTACTTCATATTGGAATGATTTCGAAGTTGGAAATACAGTAAAAGTAGATTAA
- a CDS encoding DUF2162 domain-containing protein, with translation MDMMSVMWQFGVLAAVIIFGIKIGLASGLANLSKKLFACICVGYGGGVLLCTYVASFFAEQITEAIYSYNTVFYIIMASIMIIAGLFTIREWKVHDKNTTTATCLAVVAPCPCCFGAIIASVLIVAPTVGFSFMGLSKYVAAALLVVMIVTYFVSNTIIKFIDKPYPIVLGNFMLFLGAYFLLSAIVIPSIAQAMQGQFGGVTMIDSQSLILILVALVALVIVGVVLYKRSDNLLK, from the coding sequence ATGGATATGATGAGTGTAATGTGGCAATTTGGTGTACTGGCTGCCGTAATCATATTTGGAATAAAAATTGGTTTGGCGTCTGGTCTTGCTAACTTGTCAAAAAAATTATTTGCATGTATCTGTGTCGGTTATGGCGGTGGTGTTTTATTATGTACATATGTTGCATCATTCTTTGCTGAACAGATTACTGAAGCTATTTATAGTTATAATACTGTTTTTTATATAATTATGGCATCTATCATGATTATCGCGGGATTGTTTACTATAAGAGAATGGAAAGTTCATGATAAAAATACAACTACTGCTACCTGTTTAGCGGTTGTTGCTCCTTGTCCATGTTGTTTTGGAGCGATTATTGCTTCTGTTTTAATTGTAGCACCTACTGTAGGTTTTTCATTTATGGGTTTAAGTAAATATGTTGCAGCAGCATTGTTAGTTGTTATGATTGTAACCTATTTTGTATCCAATACTATCATTAAATTTATAGATAAGCCTTATCCTATTGTATTGGGAAATTTCATGTTATTTTTAGGTGCTTATTTCTTGCTGTCAGCTATTGTAATACCAAGTATTGCCCAAGCAATGCAGGGGCAATTTGGCGGAGTAACTATGATTGATTCTCAATCTTTAATTTTAATTTTAGTTGCTTTAGTTGCTTTAGTGATTGTAGGTGTAGTTTTATATAAAAGAAGTGATAATTTATTAAAATAA
- a CDS encoding MotA/TolQ/ExbB proton channel family protein, protein MSSIPGTEYLSGALNVISQSLTIPVMVLLLIIAVVSVIALGGFISEYTSMKKVGVGKIRDLIFKINTAASVDDLMNVISGSDIPKSQKKVLTEIAKSEALDSDSREALARKLVEHEEEKIDKSLRNTDIITRVGPTLGLMGTLIPLGPGLAALGAGDVNTLADALTIAFDTTVVGIGSGALCYFISKIRRGWYDQYLSDLDALSDAVLFFMNKQ, encoded by the coding sequence ATGAGTTCAATACCTGGTACAGAATATTTAAGCGGAGCTTTAAATGTTATATCTCAAAGTTTAACAATTCCTGTAATGGTTTTATTATTAATAATTGCTGTTGTTTCTGTTATTGCTTTAGGTGGATTCATATCTGAATACACATCAATGAAAAAAGTAGGTGTCGGAAAGATAAGGGATTTAATATTTAAAATTAATACAGCAGCTTCTGTTGATGATTTGATGAATGTTATATCTGGTTCCGATATTCCAAAATCTCAAAAGAAAGTTTTAACTGAGATTGCAAAATCAGAAGCACTAGATAGTGATTCTAGAGAAGCTTTAGCTCGTAAATTAGTAGAACATGAAGAAGAAAAAATTGATAAAAGTTTAAGAAATACAGATATTATTACCCGTGTCGGACCAACATTAGGATTAATGGGTACTTTAATTCCATTAGGTCCGGGTCTTGCAGCATTAGGTGCTGGAGATGTAAATACCCTTGCAGATGCATTAACTATTGCATTCGATACTACTGTTGTGGGTATCGGTTCCGGTGCTTTATGTTATTTTATTTCTAAAATTAGAAGAGGTTGGTATGACCAATATCTTTCTGATTTAGATGCGTTATCTGATGCAGTTCTTTTTTTCATGAATAAACAGTGA
- a CDS encoding DUF2149 domain-containing protein has product MVRRKQRRRKSSDDDIDPMAGTTNLVDAMLVLALGFLIFVVISWNMQSVIFSDMSQDQKQAVMESMKQVSEVTQGQELNDTPDTSQSSGQGFTELGKVYKDPSSGKLIMVEG; this is encoded by the coding sequence ATGGTTAGAAGAAAACAAAGAAGGAGAAAATCTTCTGATGATGACATAGATCCTATGGCAGGTACAACAAACCTTGTTGATGCAATGCTGGTTCTTGCATTAGGTTTTTTAATATTTGTTGTAATTAGTTGGAATATGCAAAGCGTTATTTTTTCCGACATGAGCCAAGATCAAAAGCAGGCAGTTATGGAATCTATGAAACAGGTTTCAGAAGTTACACAAGGTCAAGAATTAAATGATACTCCAGACACATCTCAAAGTTCTGGACAAGGTTTCACTGAGCTGGGAAAAGTTTATAAAGATCCATCGTCAGGGAAGCTGATTATGGTAGAGGGCTAA
- a CDS encoding transcription factor S produces the protein MEFCPECGAILLPMNKKLKCKCGYERSLSDEVKDQYEVKGETNPKAEVIVTDNKNVALPTTTITCYKCGGTKGYWWTVQTRSADEAPTNFIRCAKCGNTWRSSN, from the coding sequence ATGGAATTTTGTCCTGAATGTGGAGCTATATTACTTCCTATGAATAAAAAATTAAAATGCAAGTGCGGATATGAAAGATCTTTATCTGATGAAGTTAAAGACCAGTATGAAGTTAAGGGAGAAACAAATCCTAAAGCAGAAGTAATAGTTACTGATAATAAGAATGTAGCATTGCCTACTACAACAATTACATGTTATAAATGTGGCGGAACTAAAGGTTACTGGTGGACAGTACAAACAAGGTCTGCAGATGAAGCTCCAACAAATTTTATCAGATGTGCAAAATGTGGAAACACATGGCGGTCATCTAACTAA